A section of the Harmonia axyridis chromosome 2, icHarAxyr1.1, whole genome shotgun sequence genome encodes:
- the LOC123673875 gene encoding transcription initiation factor TFIID subunit 1 isoform X2, with product MADSDEDNNDSINLTGFLFGNIDESGHLESDILDSESQKYLSSLGKLGLGSFLKEVFNENDASTQEDSFEPNNINAYDEESKSPSAVDFSDINELAEEFENGDTIAIKKEPNDGFLMPPPPAPQETDPEGDKKKLETPLAAMLPSKYVDVDVRELFPDFRHGKVLRFSRLFGPGKPSSLPNLWKNVRKKRFKKRNRELNQQQNDSDSNSDEENPKKRGWFIEYGPDPKPEECKSDDEKKFLKPVEQNKVDEKQETQMKDDTGPKAADWRFGPAQMWYDMLEVPENMENFDYGFKTSKQKEPERQETEPKEPKEGDDFPDDAFLMVTQLHWEDDVVWDGNDIKHKVLQKLNSKTNAAGWVPSSGNRTAQAFSQPGKAIGGATVRMPPAALPVMKPKTPIGLLNKPKDDVDDTWYSIFPVENEDLVYGRWEDEVIWDAENMKSIPKPSILTLDPNDDNIILGIPDDIDPSKQVAGQATPVKVKIPHPHVKKSKILLGKAGVINVLQEDLPPPPPKSPDRDPFNISNDVYYMPRSSETTLRMKVGSANLIQHSTPVVELRAPFIQTHMNEMKLRNFHRPPMKRFSQGSLSKPCPHPVSPLVDHIQKMALQRESERMASGGGDVFFMRTPEDLSGKDGDLVLIEFCEEHPPLMNQVGMCSKVKNYYKRTAGKDMGPTNYKYGEMAYAHTSPFLGILHPGQTIQACENNMYRAPIYEHAIPQTDFLIIRTRQAYYIRVIDALFVAGQQCPLYEVPGPNSKRANNFVRDFLQVFIYRLFWKSKDNPRKIRMDEIKKAFPLHSESSIRKRLKLCADFKRTGMDSNYWVIKPEFRLPTEEEIRAMVSPEQCCSYFSMVAAEQRLKDAGYGEKSIFTPAEDDDEEMQLKMDDEVKVAPWNTTRAYIQAMKGKCLLQLTGPADPTGCGEGFSYVRVPNKPTQSKEEQESQPKRTVTGTDADLRRLSLNNAKALLRKFGVPEEDIEKLSRWEVIDVVRTLSTEKAKAGEEGMDKFSRGNRFSIAEHQERYKEECQRIFDLQNKVLASSEVLSTDEGESSDEDSDEDIEEMGKNLENMLANKKTVTQLSLEREEQERQELRKMIMEGDEKNKDKNKNRKDEEENQDNGNYGQQGRVLRIMRTFRDSDGKEFTRVETVRKPGVIDAYVKIRTTKDEAFIRQFATLDEAQKEEMKREKRRIQEQLRRIKRNQEKERLALGQPVSLSHSEKSHASSSAVTNTPTMSNSSSAAKPQTTTSPSKSRRKTRLKPDLKLKCGACGNVGHMRTNKACPLYQQTAGGSSSMNVAMTEEQEEEIEKMMNTDDEDLVNVDGTKLKLSGKIVRHVEEIKRKSLMLKVPKDAMGSRKRRRGGNDLHCDYLKKPNKSANRRRTDPVVVLSTILESILNEMRDMPDVQPFLFPVNPKAVSDYHTIITRPMDLQTIRENLRQKKYTNREEFLCDVNQIVENSTLYNGASSSLTLTSQRMLNKCLERLSEKEDRLMRLEKAINPLLDDNDQVALTFILDNVLNHKLKPFSDAWPFLKPVNKKCVKDYYTIVKKPMDLETIGKKVSAHKYHSRYEFLEDVQLILENCALYNGKDAAFTKQAEDLVKICKFALQEFDDHLGILENKISLVKEKAYQEDDQAWMGTEEENFTITEPDRMSQMSSPDGGSFMMKSSMDEMDYVDVEGEHPSQFSSPSKDRLTKKVKRESATLEEDLQFSSEEELDEVPLHEFEDSKGDFLIPAELPLDGNAADDDSQQVAEAMVQLGSMAYYQNEGEVGDNIMYKEDESMDLDPNYDPSDFLMSGLQKTATEVRPHDQDHLKIHDDLAVSDSDEEMPSQENMNEDDGGELWF from the exons ATGGCCGATAGCGATGAAGATAACAATGATTCCATAAACCTGACAGGTTTTTTGTTTGGTAATATAGATGAAAGCGGTCATCTCGAAAGTGATATTTTGGATTCTGAAtcacaaaaatatctttcttctcTTGGCAA GCTGGGCTTAGGTTCGTTTTTGAAAgaagttttcaatgaaaatgatgCATCTACACAAGAAGATTCATTTGAGCCAAACAACATTAATGCTTATGATG aAGAAAGTAAATCACCATCTGCTGTAGATTTTTCGGATATAAATGAATTAGCAGAAGAATTTGAA aatGGAGACACCATAGCAATAAAGAAAGAACCAAATGATGGATTTCTCATGCCTCCTCCCCCGGCGCCTCAAGAAACAGATCCTGAAGGAGATAAAAAAAAGCTGGAAACTCCACTCGCTGCTATGTTGCCTTCAAAATATGTAGATGTTGATGTTAGAGAATTGTTCCCTGATTTCAGACATGGCAAG GTACTTAGATTTTCCAGGTTATTTGGTCCAGGAAAACCTAGTAGCCTAcctaatttatggaaaaatgttaGGAAAAAACGCTTTAAAAAAAGGAATAGAGAATTGAACCAACAACAAAATGATTCGGATTCTAATTCTGACGAGGAAAATCCAAAAAAGAGGGGTTGGTTCATCGAATATGGACCCGATCCCAAACCAGAGGAATGTAAAAGTGATGATGAA aaaaaatttcttAAGCCTGTGGAACAAAATAAAGTTGACGAAAAACAAGAGACCCAAATGAAGGATGATACAGGCCCAAAAGCAGCTGACTGGAGGTTTGGTCCAGCTCAAATGTGGTATGACATGCTGGAAGTTcctgaaaatatggaaaatttcgATTATGGTTTTAAGACAAGCAAACAG AAGGAACCGGAGAGGCAAGAAACGGAACCGAAGGAACCCAAAGAAGGCGACGATTTTCCCGACGATGCGTTTCTCATGGTAACGCAGCTTCATTGGGAAGACGACGTTGTATGGGACGGTAACGACATCAAGCACAAGGTTCTTCAGAAGTTGAATTCCAAGACAAATGCCGCTGGTTGGGTTCCCAGCAGTGGTAACAGGACTGCACAAGCCTTCAGTCAGCCGGGAAAAGCCATAGGTGGGGCCACTGTGAGGATGCCCCCAGCAGCTCTGCCCGTAATGAAACCGAAGACACCGAT agGACTACTGAATAAACCGAAAGATGATGTAGACGACACCTGGTACTCCATTTTTCCTGTTGAGAACGAGGATTTGGTGTATGGACGGTGGGAAGATGAAGTGATATGGGATGCGGAAAATATGAAATCTATCCCGAAACCTTCCATACTGACTTTGGACCCCAACGATGACAATATAATATTGGGTATTCCTGACGATATAGATCCATCCAAACAAGTTGCAG GTCAAGCAACCCCCGTCAAGGTCAAGATTCCTCATCCTCACGTGAAAAAATCTAAGATTCTTTTGGGTAAAGCAGGAGTGATCAATGTGCTCCAAGAAGATCTACCACCACCACCACCAAAATCTCCCGATAGAGATCCCTTCAACATATCGAATGACGT GTATTACATGCCAAGGTCTTCAGAAACTACTTTGCGTATGAAGGTCGGAAGTGCCAACTTGATACAGCATTCCACACCGGTTGTGGAGCTCAGGGCTCCGTTCATCCAAACACATATGAACGAGATGAAACTGAGAAATTTCCACAGACCGCCAATGAAGAGATTCTCGCAAGGTTCACTGTCCAAACCATGTCCACATCCGGTTTCCCCGCTAGTGGATCATATTCAGAAAATGGCACTG CAAAGAGAATCGGAGAGGATGGCATCCGGTGGTGGTGATGTATTCTTCATGAGGACACCGGAAGATTTATCCGGTAAAGATGGTGATTTGGTGCTCATCGAATTTTGTGAAGAACATCCACCTTTGATGAATCag GTTGGAATGTGCTCCAAAGTGAAAAACTATTACAAAAGAACCGCTGGGAAGGATATGGGTCCTACGAATTATAAATACGGTGAGATGGCCTACGCTCACACCTCACCTTTCTTGGGTATTCTACATCCCGGTCAAACGATACAGGCTTGCGAGAATAATATGTACAG AGCACCTATATATGAGCATGCCATTCCTCaaactgactttttgataatcagaACTCGTCAAGCATATTATATTCGAGTTATCGATGCTCTATTCGTGGCCGGACAGCAGTGTCCTCTATATGAAGTGCCAGGTCCAAATTCCAAACGGGCTAACAATTTTGTTAGAGATTTTCTGCAG GTTTTTATCTACAGGTTATTCTGGAAAAGCAAAGATAATCCTAGAAAGATCAGAATGGACGAAATAAAAAAAGCGTTTCCCTTGCATTCTGAGAGCAGCATTCGGAAGAGGTTGAAGCTATGTGCGGATTTTAAGAGAACTG GAATGGATTCTAACTATTGGGTTATAAAACCTGAATTTAGATTGCCAACAGAGGAAGAAATACGTGCCATGGTATCACCTGAGCAGTGTTGCTCCTACTTCAGTATGGTTGCTGCCGAACAACGATTGAAA GACGCTGGTTATGGGGAAAAGTCAATTTTCACTCCAGCAGAAGATGACGATGAAGAGATGCAACTGAAAATGGACGATGAGGTAAAAGTGGCACCATGGAATACAACAAGGGCCTACATTCAAGCAATGAAAGGCAAGTGCTTACTACAGTTGACAGGCCCTGCAGATCCTACAGGCTGTGGAGAGGGCTTCAGTTACGTCAGAGTTCCTAACAAACCAACG CAAAGTAAAGAAGAGCAAGAATCACAACCTAAAAGAACTGTAACAGGTACGGATGCTGATCTCAGACGTCTATCTTTGAACAATGCTAAAGCATTACTAAGGAAATTTGGTGTTCCGGAGGAAGAT ATTGAGAAATTATCACGTTGGGAAGTTATTGATGTGGTGAGAACCCTATCAACGGAAAAAGCGAAAGCCGGAGAAGAAGGAATGGACAAATTTTCCAGAGGTAATCGATTCTCGATTGCTGAGCATCAAGAAAGGTACAAGGAAGAATGTCAGAGGATATTCGATCTCCAGAACAAAGTTCTGGCTAGTTCAGAAGTACTGAGTACTGATGAAGGTGAAAGTTCCGATGAAGACAGTGATGAGGACATCGAAGAAATGGGTAAAAATTTGGAGAACATGTTGGCTAATAAGAAGACAGTGACACAG CTGTCACTCGAAAGAGAAGAACAAGAAAGGCAAGAGCTAAGAAAAATGATCATGGAAGGAGACGAAAAAAATAAGGACAAGAATAAAAACCGCAAGGACGAAGAAGAGAATCAAGACAATGGAAACTATGGACAGCAAG GACGCGTATTAAGGATAATGCGGACCTTCAGGGATTCAGATGGGAAAGAATTCACTAGGGTAGAGACAGTGAGAAAGCCTGGGGTCATTGACGCTTACGTCAAAATTCGTACCACCAAAGATGAGGCCTTTATCAGACAGTTCGCGACGCTAGACGAGGCACAGAAAGAGGAGATGAAGAGAGAGAAGAGGAGGATACAAGAGCAGTTGAGGAGGATCAAGAGGAACCAGGAGAAAGAAAGATTGGCTCTGGGTCAACCTGTTTCTCTATCCCACTCTGAAAAATCTCATGCCAGTAGTAGCG CCGTTACCAATACTCCAACAATGTCCAACTCTTCAAGTGCTGCCAAGCCCCAAACGACAACGTCTCCTTCGAAATCCAGAAGGAAAACCAGGTTGAAACCCGATTTGAAGCTGAAATGCGGTGCTTGTGGCAATGTCGGTCATATGAG aACAAACAAAGCTTGCCCTCTGTATCAGCAAACCGCTGGAGGAAGTTCTTCCATGAATGTTGCAATGACCGAAGAACAAGAGGAAGAAATCGAGAAGATGATGAACACCGATGATGAAGACTTGGTCAATGTTGATGGAACGAAACTAAAACTATCTGGAAAGATAGTCAGG cacgTCGAAGAAATAAAAAGGAAGAGTCTCATGCTTAAGGTGCCAAAAGACGCGATGGGCTCAAGGAAGAGGAGAAGAGGAGGGAATGATCTTCATTGTGATTATTTGAAGAAGCCCAACAAGTCTGCTAATAGGAGAAGAACAGATCCTGTGGTTGTGCTGTCCACAATTTTAGAGAGCATTCTGAATGAAATGAGGGACATGCCAGATGTTCAACCATTTTTGTTTCCGGTTAATCCTAAA gcGGTTTCTGATTATCACACCATAATTACACGACCTATGGATCTGCAAACGATAAGAGAAAATTTACGCCAAAAGAAATACACGAATCGAGAAGAATTTTTGTGTGACGTTAatcaaattgtagaaaattcCACCCTTTATAATG GTGCATCGAGTAGCCTTACTTTAACATCCCAAAGAATGCTGAATAAATGTCTCGAACGCTTATCGGAGAAAGAAGATCGTCTGATGAGATTAGAAAAAGCCATCAACCCATTACTCGATGATAACGATCAAGTAGCTTTAACATTCATCCTTGACAACGTGCTAAACCACAAATTGAAACCATTCAGTGATGCTTGGCCTTTCTTGAAACCTGTAAATAAGAAATGCGTGAAGGACTATTATACTATAGTCAAGAAACCTATGGATCTGGAAACTATAGGGAAGAAGGTGTCAg CTCACAAATATCATAGTAGATATGAATTCCTGGAAGACGTACAACTAATTTTGGAAAATTGTGCTTTGTACAATGGAAAAGATGCCGCTTTCACCAAACAGGCGGAGGATCTTGTCAAAATTTGTAAATTCGCTTTACAAGAG TTCGATGACCACCTCGGTATATTGGAAAACAAAATATCTTTGGTAAAAGAAAAAGCATATCAAGAAGATGATCAGGCATGGATGGGCACAGAGGAGGAGAATTTCACTATAACTGAACCAGATAgaatg AGTCAAATGAGTTCCCCTGATGGCGGGTCTTTCATGATGAAATCCTCCATGGACGAAATGGATTATGTGGATGTTGAAGGCGAACACCCATCACAATTCAGTAGTCCGTCGAAGGAcagattgacaaaaaaagtGAAAAGGGAGTCTGCAACTTTGGAGGAAG ACTTGCAATTTTCGAGTGAGGAGGAATTGGATGAGGTGCCCCTTCACGAATTTGAGGATTCGAAAGGTGATTTTCTCATTCCTGCTGAATTACCGCTGGATGGAAATGCAGCGGATGATGACAGCCAGCAGGTAGCCGAGGCAATGGTGCAATTAGGTAGTATGGCTTATTATCAAAACGAAGGTGAAGTAGGAGACAACATTATGTACAAAGAAG ATGAAAGCATGGATCTAGACCCCAACTACGATCCATCAGATTTCCTGATGTCCGGATTGCAAAAAACAGCAACTGAAGTGAGACCCCATGATCAGGACCATCTCAAGATTCATGACGATTTGGCTGTGAGCGATAGCGATGAGGAAATGCCATCGCAGGAAAATATGAACGAAGATGATGGAGGTGAATTGTGGTTTTAA
- the LOC123673875 gene encoding transcription initiation factor TFIID subunit 1 isoform X1 — translation MADSDEDNNDSINLTGFLFGNIDESGHLESDILDSESQKYLSSLGKLGLGSFLKEVFNENDASTQEDSFEPNNINAYDEESKSPSAVDFSDINELAEEFENGDTIAIKKEPNDGFLMPPPPAPQETDPEGDKKKLETPLAAMLPSKYVDVDVRELFPDFRHGKVLRFSRLFGPGKPSSLPNLWKNVRKKRFKKRNRELNQQQNDSDSNSDEENPKKRGWFIEYGPDPKPEECKSDDEKKFLKPVEQNKVDEKQETQMKDDTGPKAADWRFGPAQMWYDMLEVPENMENFDYGFKTSKQKEPERQETEPKEPKEGDDFPDDAFLMVTQLHWEDDVVWDGNDIKHKVLQKLNSKTNAAGWVPSSGNRTAQAFSQPGKAIGGATVRMPPAALPVMKPKTPIGLLNKPKDDVDDTWYSIFPVENEDLVYGRWEDEVIWDAENMKSIPKPSILTLDPNDDNIILGIPDDIDPSKQVAGQATPVKVKIPHPHVKKSKILLGKAGVINVLQEDLPPPPPKSPDRDPFNISNDVYYMPRSSETTLRMKVGSANLIQHSTPVVELRAPFIQTHMNEMKLRNFHRPPMKRFSQGSLSKPCPHPVSPLVDHIQKMALQRESERMASGGGDVFFMRTPEDLSGKDGDLVLIEFCEEHPPLMNQVGMCSKVKNYYKRTAGKDMGPTNYKYGEMAYAHTSPFLGILHPGQTIQACENNMYRAPIYEHAIPQTDFLIIRTRQAYYIRVIDALFVAGQQCPLYEVPGPNSKRANNFVRDFLQVFIYRLFWKSKDNPRKIRMDEIKKAFPLHSESSIRKRLKLCADFKRTGMDSNYWVIKPEFRLPTEEEIRAMVSPEQCCSYFSMVAAEQRLKDAGYGEKSIFTPAEDDDEEMQLKMDDEVKVAPWNTTRAYIQAMKGKCLLQLTGPADPTGCGEGFSYVRVPNKPTRSFFQQSKEEQESQPKRTVTGTDADLRRLSLNNAKALLRKFGVPEEDIEKLSRWEVIDVVRTLSTEKAKAGEEGMDKFSRGNRFSIAEHQERYKEECQRIFDLQNKVLASSEVLSTDEGESSDEDSDEDIEEMGKNLENMLANKKTVTQLSLEREEQERQELRKMIMEGDEKNKDKNKNRKDEEENQDNGNYGQQGRVLRIMRTFRDSDGKEFTRVETVRKPGVIDAYVKIRTTKDEAFIRQFATLDEAQKEEMKREKRRIQEQLRRIKRNQEKERLALGQPVSLSHSEKSHASSSAVTNTPTMSNSSSAAKPQTTTSPSKSRRKTRLKPDLKLKCGACGNVGHMRTNKACPLYQQTAGGSSSMNVAMTEEQEEEIEKMMNTDDEDLVNVDGTKLKLSGKIVRHVEEIKRKSLMLKVPKDAMGSRKRRRGGNDLHCDYLKKPNKSANRRRTDPVVVLSTILESILNEMRDMPDVQPFLFPVNPKAVSDYHTIITRPMDLQTIRENLRQKKYTNREEFLCDVNQIVENSTLYNGASSSLTLTSQRMLNKCLERLSEKEDRLMRLEKAINPLLDDNDQVALTFILDNVLNHKLKPFSDAWPFLKPVNKKCVKDYYTIVKKPMDLETIGKKVSAHKYHSRYEFLEDVQLILENCALYNGKDAAFTKQAEDLVKICKFALQEFDDHLGILENKISLVKEKAYQEDDQAWMGTEEENFTITEPDRMSQMSSPDGGSFMMKSSMDEMDYVDVEGEHPSQFSSPSKDRLTKKVKRESATLEEDLQFSSEEELDEVPLHEFEDSKGDFLIPAELPLDGNAADDDSQQVAEAMVQLGSMAYYQNEGEVGDNIMYKEDESMDLDPNYDPSDFLMSGLQKTATEVRPHDQDHLKIHDDLAVSDSDEEMPSQENMNEDDGGELWF, via the exons ATGGCCGATAGCGATGAAGATAACAATGATTCCATAAACCTGACAGGTTTTTTGTTTGGTAATATAGATGAAAGCGGTCATCTCGAAAGTGATATTTTGGATTCTGAAtcacaaaaatatctttcttctcTTGGCAA GCTGGGCTTAGGTTCGTTTTTGAAAgaagttttcaatgaaaatgatgCATCTACACAAGAAGATTCATTTGAGCCAAACAACATTAATGCTTATGATG aAGAAAGTAAATCACCATCTGCTGTAGATTTTTCGGATATAAATGAATTAGCAGAAGAATTTGAA aatGGAGACACCATAGCAATAAAGAAAGAACCAAATGATGGATTTCTCATGCCTCCTCCCCCGGCGCCTCAAGAAACAGATCCTGAAGGAGATAAAAAAAAGCTGGAAACTCCACTCGCTGCTATGTTGCCTTCAAAATATGTAGATGTTGATGTTAGAGAATTGTTCCCTGATTTCAGACATGGCAAG GTACTTAGATTTTCCAGGTTATTTGGTCCAGGAAAACCTAGTAGCCTAcctaatttatggaaaaatgttaGGAAAAAACGCTTTAAAAAAAGGAATAGAGAATTGAACCAACAACAAAATGATTCGGATTCTAATTCTGACGAGGAAAATCCAAAAAAGAGGGGTTGGTTCATCGAATATGGACCCGATCCCAAACCAGAGGAATGTAAAAGTGATGATGAA aaaaaatttcttAAGCCTGTGGAACAAAATAAAGTTGACGAAAAACAAGAGACCCAAATGAAGGATGATACAGGCCCAAAAGCAGCTGACTGGAGGTTTGGTCCAGCTCAAATGTGGTATGACATGCTGGAAGTTcctgaaaatatggaaaatttcgATTATGGTTTTAAGACAAGCAAACAG AAGGAACCGGAGAGGCAAGAAACGGAACCGAAGGAACCCAAAGAAGGCGACGATTTTCCCGACGATGCGTTTCTCATGGTAACGCAGCTTCATTGGGAAGACGACGTTGTATGGGACGGTAACGACATCAAGCACAAGGTTCTTCAGAAGTTGAATTCCAAGACAAATGCCGCTGGTTGGGTTCCCAGCAGTGGTAACAGGACTGCACAAGCCTTCAGTCAGCCGGGAAAAGCCATAGGTGGGGCCACTGTGAGGATGCCCCCAGCAGCTCTGCCCGTAATGAAACCGAAGACACCGAT agGACTACTGAATAAACCGAAAGATGATGTAGACGACACCTGGTACTCCATTTTTCCTGTTGAGAACGAGGATTTGGTGTATGGACGGTGGGAAGATGAAGTGATATGGGATGCGGAAAATATGAAATCTATCCCGAAACCTTCCATACTGACTTTGGACCCCAACGATGACAATATAATATTGGGTATTCCTGACGATATAGATCCATCCAAACAAGTTGCAG GTCAAGCAACCCCCGTCAAGGTCAAGATTCCTCATCCTCACGTGAAAAAATCTAAGATTCTTTTGGGTAAAGCAGGAGTGATCAATGTGCTCCAAGAAGATCTACCACCACCACCACCAAAATCTCCCGATAGAGATCCCTTCAACATATCGAATGACGT GTATTACATGCCAAGGTCTTCAGAAACTACTTTGCGTATGAAGGTCGGAAGTGCCAACTTGATACAGCATTCCACACCGGTTGTGGAGCTCAGGGCTCCGTTCATCCAAACACATATGAACGAGATGAAACTGAGAAATTTCCACAGACCGCCAATGAAGAGATTCTCGCAAGGTTCACTGTCCAAACCATGTCCACATCCGGTTTCCCCGCTAGTGGATCATATTCAGAAAATGGCACTG CAAAGAGAATCGGAGAGGATGGCATCCGGTGGTGGTGATGTATTCTTCATGAGGACACCGGAAGATTTATCCGGTAAAGATGGTGATTTGGTGCTCATCGAATTTTGTGAAGAACATCCACCTTTGATGAATCag GTTGGAATGTGCTCCAAAGTGAAAAACTATTACAAAAGAACCGCTGGGAAGGATATGGGTCCTACGAATTATAAATACGGTGAGATGGCCTACGCTCACACCTCACCTTTCTTGGGTATTCTACATCCCGGTCAAACGATACAGGCTTGCGAGAATAATATGTACAG AGCACCTATATATGAGCATGCCATTCCTCaaactgactttttgataatcagaACTCGTCAAGCATATTATATTCGAGTTATCGATGCTCTATTCGTGGCCGGACAGCAGTGTCCTCTATATGAAGTGCCAGGTCCAAATTCCAAACGGGCTAACAATTTTGTTAGAGATTTTCTGCAG GTTTTTATCTACAGGTTATTCTGGAAAAGCAAAGATAATCCTAGAAAGATCAGAATGGACGAAATAAAAAAAGCGTTTCCCTTGCATTCTGAGAGCAGCATTCGGAAGAGGTTGAAGCTATGTGCGGATTTTAAGAGAACTG GAATGGATTCTAACTATTGGGTTATAAAACCTGAATTTAGATTGCCAACAGAGGAAGAAATACGTGCCATGGTATCACCTGAGCAGTGTTGCTCCTACTTCAGTATGGTTGCTGCCGAACAACGATTGAAA GACGCTGGTTATGGGGAAAAGTCAATTTTCACTCCAGCAGAAGATGACGATGAAGAGATGCAACTGAAAATGGACGATGAGGTAAAAGTGGCACCATGGAATACAACAAGGGCCTACATTCAAGCAATGAAAGGCAAGTGCTTACTACAGTTGACAGGCCCTGCAGATCCTACAGGCTGTGGAGAGGGCTTCAGTTACGTCAGAGTTCCTAACAAACCAACG CGTTCGTTTTTCCAGCAAAGTAAAGAAGAGCAAGAATCACAACCTAAAAGAACTGTAACAGGTACGGATGCTGATCTCAGACGTCTATCTTTGAACAATGCTAAAGCATTACTAAGGAAATTTGGTGTTCCGGAGGAAGAT ATTGAGAAATTATCACGTTGGGAAGTTATTGATGTGGTGAGAACCCTATCAACGGAAAAAGCGAAAGCCGGAGAAGAAGGAATGGACAAATTTTCCAGAGGTAATCGATTCTCGATTGCTGAGCATCAAGAAAGGTACAAGGAAGAATGTCAGAGGATATTCGATCTCCAGAACAAAGTTCTGGCTAGTTCAGAAGTACTGAGTACTGATGAAGGTGAAAGTTCCGATGAAGACAGTGATGAGGACATCGAAGAAATGGGTAAAAATTTGGAGAACATGTTGGCTAATAAGAAGACAGTGACACAG CTGTCACTCGAAAGAGAAGAACAAGAAAGGCAAGAGCTAAGAAAAATGATCATGGAAGGAGACGAAAAAAATAAGGACAAGAATAAAAACCGCAAGGACGAAGAAGAGAATCAAGACAATGGAAACTATGGACAGCAAG GACGCGTATTAAGGATAATGCGGACCTTCAGGGATTCAGATGGGAAAGAATTCACTAGGGTAGAGACAGTGAGAAAGCCTGGGGTCATTGACGCTTACGTCAAAATTCGTACCACCAAAGATGAGGCCTTTATCAGACAGTTCGCGACGCTAGACGAGGCACAGAAAGAGGAGATGAAGAGAGAGAAGAGGAGGATACAAGAGCAGTTGAGGAGGATCAAGAGGAACCAGGAGAAAGAAAGATTGGCTCTGGGTCAACCTGTTTCTCTATCCCACTCTGAAAAATCTCATGCCAGTAGTAGCG CCGTTACCAATACTCCAACAATGTCCAACTCTTCAAGTGCTGCCAAGCCCCAAACGACAACGTCTCCTTCGAAATCCAGAAGGAAAACCAGGTTGAAACCCGATTTGAAGCTGAAATGCGGTGCTTGTGGCAATGTCGGTCATATGAG aACAAACAAAGCTTGCCCTCTGTATCAGCAAACCGCTGGAGGAAGTTCTTCCATGAATGTTGCAATGACCGAAGAACAAGAGGAAGAAATCGAGAAGATGATGAACACCGATGATGAAGACTTGGTCAATGTTGATGGAACGAAACTAAAACTATCTGGAAAGATAGTCAGG cacgTCGAAGAAATAAAAAGGAAGAGTCTCATGCTTAAGGTGCCAAAAGACGCGATGGGCTCAAGGAAGAGGAGAAGAGGAGGGAATGATCTTCATTGTGATTATTTGAAGAAGCCCAACAAGTCTGCTAATAGGAGAAGAACAGATCCTGTGGTTGTGCTGTCCACAATTTTAGAGAGCATTCTGAATGAAATGAGGGACATGCCAGATGTTCAACCATTTTTGTTTCCGGTTAATCCTAAA gcGGTTTCTGATTATCACACCATAATTACACGACCTATGGATCTGCAAACGATAAGAGAAAATTTACGCCAAAAGAAATACACGAATCGAGAAGAATTTTTGTGTGACGTTAatcaaattgtagaaaattcCACCCTTTATAATG GTGCATCGAGTAGCCTTACTTTAACATCCCAAAGAATGCTGAATAAATGTCTCGAACGCTTATCGGAGAAAGAAGATCGTCTGATGAGATTAGAAAAAGCCATCAACCCATTACTCGATGATAACGATCAAGTAGCTTTAACATTCATCCTTGACAACGTGCTAAACCACAAATTGAAACCATTCAGTGATGCTTGGCCTTTCTTGAAACCTGTAAATAAGAAATGCGTGAAGGACTATTATACTATAGTCAAGAAACCTATGGATCTGGAAACTATAGGGAAGAAGGTGTCAg CTCACAAATATCATAGTAGATATGAATTCCTGGAAGACGTACAACTAATTTTGGAAAATTGTGCTTTGTACAATGGAAAAGATGCCGCTTTCACCAAACAGGCGGAGGATCTTGTCAAAATTTGTAAATTCGCTTTACAAGAG TTCGATGACCACCTCGGTATATTGGAAAACAAAATATCTTTGGTAAAAGAAAAAGCATATCAAGAAGATGATCAGGCATGGATGGGCACAGAGGAGGAGAATTTCACTATAACTGAACCAGATAgaatg AGTCAAATGAGTTCCCCTGATGGCGGGTCTTTCATGATGAAATCCTCCATGGACGAAATGGATTATGTGGATGTTGAAGGCGAACACCCATCACAATTCAGTAGTCCGTCGAAGGAcagattgacaaaaaaagtGAAAAGGGAGTCTGCAACTTTGGAGGAAG ACTTGCAATTTTCGAGTGAGGAGGAATTGGATGAGGTGCCCCTTCACGAATTTGAGGATTCGAAAGGTGATTTTCTCATTCCTGCTGAATTACCGCTGGATGGAAATGCAGCGGATGATGACAGCCAGCAGGTAGCCGAGGCAATGGTGCAATTAGGTAGTATGGCTTATTATCAAAACGAAGGTGAAGTAGGAGACAACATTATGTACAAAGAAG ATGAAAGCATGGATCTAGACCCCAACTACGATCCATCAGATTTCCTGATGTCCGGATTGCAAAAAACAGCAACTGAAGTGAGACCCCATGATCAGGACCATCTCAAGATTCATGACGATTTGGCTGTGAGCGATAGCGATGAGGAAATGCCATCGCAGGAAAATATGAACGAAGATGATGGAGGTGAATTGTGGTTTTAA